From the Arctopsyche grandis isolate Sample6627 chromosome 2, ASM5162203v2, whole genome shotgun sequence genome, the window gaatttaagtatgcgcttttttttcgtaaacgtatttcatcattgaaaaaaaatataatcttgaaaactttgagaatcgctattagaaaatattttgttattatgtataactaatacagtgttgagaaaattgagaatagagtgtgaatttatccaattgataaaactgaaatataacatttaaaagaaaaaaaagtgtgtccatttgaaaaaaaactaaaagcactgcgcgaaagattcaatcgatcatttttcttttatattattttggagaatatgtaggtacatatgatttgtcatcttacaattattttttgtgaaaaggtgctacacatgtatttataaaagtacgtttaatataaaattccagcaaatgtaatataatatagcgaaaaaaattaatagtatgattcgtgttgttacgaaaaattggtaaaactgaaacgaaaaataaagcggtataaagcatatgtatgtaggtagaatatttgtcagtgcatcggaaattcctataacgctccgttcgcggtcgttccttgcaaaacgcagagtttacgtaagcttggcgaccacttcaccagcgggccgtgtcggtggtcgcccacgcgccctggtcgcccggtcgccgtcggccagtcgatgatcgcccagtgcgatgggcgcccaattgacgcagggcccaattgacgcagtgtccgccagtctcgtcgtccaattgtcgcagtggcgagtaacactgatcgcccaatcgtcctgggcgcccaatcgACCGTGTCCCGTATGACCGCATATGGTTTAGGATCCCTGACCAGTATTGAGAGAATAATGAATGCAGAAAAGTACAAAAATgtgcgctgttcattgttcacatgttgtaaatgcattgttaaaagtttgccgaaccttttttactaagcatttacaataatggaacaatagacggcgcgcttccggtcctacctctaataataagtATAACATTATCCAAAAGTAGTTTTATTCACAAAATATCTTTTCAATACCTCACAAGGAATATGGTGTAAGGATAGTCTGACCCTCATAAAGTCATAAATTACTTGGGCTCAACTTCGGCGCAAGTACCGTTAATGACCGCTTTCTATTTATGCATCCTTTCCAAGAATATCCTGTTaactatttctattttttttttctcaagtTGAAGTTTACTGATTAACCTTCAAACCCCAAGAATTCAAGAAttctttaaaaattacaaaaccgaacataaaaaaaaaaaaaatgtaaaaatagtcGAGTGCGGCATTTTCTGTCTACGACTGTATGTATaatgtgaaattttttattgtgaacatctataaaatcttaATATGAATATAAGGCCATTACAAAACCACGCTTTTAAAAGATATTTTGCATTACTTTGAAATGATAattatcatttacatacatatcattacGGCCGAACacgaacaaaataataaaaaatattaattagaattgcgatattttaccgagtgcacaataaaaaagtgaatatattaaaaatattcacataatAATCCGTAAGAATCACagttattgaaatatgtatattgatgattttctctcttccatttgggcctcgcagggatgttttgtacttgcagctggttcttatatcatatacatatatcgtatataTCAATTCAGTGGTGTATTTTTTGCTAAATTTTGAGGTGCCGATGCGTTCgattttgcacaatttttttcaattcaattctataattttttcGCATACACGTGATTTCATATTTGACCAACATAATCAATTATATTCGTTGCACTATAACGCGAATGCAAACTATGGCTAATTTCCAATCCATTTAATTCTTGTAAAAGTAATATATAGATCAAAGCAATCAGTATACGGTCTATCATGTTTTGCTATAAAATACGCAGTTCTAAAAACTTAACTGGTCGATACAATTTCCGAGTCTTAAATCTTTTCAAAAGGCTGCTCTTTCGAACttactataatttttttggCGTTAATATGCGCTTGTGATTTCATATGATGCTATTGTTTCCGTACGTAGAAATTGAAATCGAGCTCCATTCTTCAGAAATGCTAACTCCTTTAGATTTAAAAGTTGAAAGACTTTATACATTACAACAAATATCACATCCAATATTATTAGATTTACATATTAACCAGGGATGTTTGCGTTTTTTTTCTTCCCAAATCTCCGTACTCCAAATATTTGGCGAGGAAGACACACATATCACAACACTACCACTACTAGATTctaaatttatgttattttcTTCATTTGATTTTACAGACGCAATACTGTTTTCATTGTGTCGAACATTGCTTtcgttttatttaagaaaacctatttttataattttaaatcaaaattaaatacgtatgttgtaaatgtataatGCAGTAAAACATCACTATTCAACATATGTTTAAACTACTTAATGGCTAAACATGATCAACATCTactgaatgcttttttttatacacacctATTACTGCTTAATTTATTGCGTAACTTCTCGGAACCATACAAAAATAATCAGACCCTTTTTTTGCATTGTGCAAGAAATGCATCAATGTATCCTCAAAGCAATCTTCTAGCGATGAATGTATCCTTCAGTTCATGACACAAAGCCGTTTGTTTCGACGCCGCCCTAGACAATGGTTTGACCTGTCATAAGCGAAAAAAATTCCTGGGCCCATTTATTTCGTTAATGAGTCCATGAATggggaccaatatttaaatgtgttaAAGACACATCTGGTGCCTCACATAAAACCTGGTGGTATCATTTTATCCTGGTAGCATTTTTATGTCATCGAGCTTGGGTGAAAAATATTGCTAAAGTGGTAaaaattttatagtattttgatttttgaaatttataagcCGGGTCGCGACCCAGTGCCGATAAAAGGTggcgaaaaaaataatgatatgaaGCACTGCATTTAACGTTCTGCTTAGGAATATTGATCaacttcttaattttttttcaaaattgagaCTATcctagtattttaaattaattaagtcATACTACATTCTAATAAGCAATGCTTAAAgcttgattaaaaaataaaaataaatcaattacaaAAAACAACGACCTTCTTTTATTCATCATCTTCTAATGGTGCATACGCACCAAGCCTACGAAGGgcaccacaggccaactttGCTGAAACCAGTAAGTAgcgtatcaaaattaaaactattattattatttatttatttatttatatattatcttagctatcaagataatttaaaaatacatcttaattacattaattaataaaataaattatattaaaataaaaattaaataatgaaagtttaaaacaaaacatacacaatttaaataaatttgggcTAAAATTAGATTATCAACAATGATATACAGGTAGTtcgaacattattttttttaaatcgctctTTAAATTTGATTTCTAATTGATTGGACTTTAATTTACCCggtatctattatttttaaggAATGCAATAACATCATTGTAGACTATTTCCTTCACATCTTTCGCATAGACGAAGTCATTATGAGTGAAGTTTTTTCTCGGAACTGCAGTCACTGCAATCAATTTTGAAATCTCTTTGGATAGCTTCAAAACGTCTTCCTTTGTTGCGAACTCATCATTTTCCGAGAAGAACATCCTGACAGGGGCAACCACGTTCCTCAGATTGTATGGAGGTGGTTGTAGCTCACCGTATAAATGGATATTTCTCATCATGCCGTAATCGAATTGTCGGAAATTTTCGGCTTTATGGTCCTCTAGGTGGTGGTACAGCTCCCAGACAGACCCACCACCCGGTTCGTGTCCCATAAAAGTCGAGACCATGTCCTGCAAAATGATGCAATTTTCGGGTAAAACTTCACACtaggtttattttataatatcggATTAAAGTACAAACCGGTTTTAATTCTTTGGGATCGATTCCACCCAGTTGGAAGTTGAAATTTGAACATAGTGGGAAATATTTCCAATTCACGTCGCAAAATTTTGTGGCCATCATGTCCAAAAAGTCTGTACTCGGGATGAATTCTGCATTGCCGACCATACCTTGAAACACCTGCAAATTTGTTAAGATAGTAATGGAAGGTAAAacacgattaaaaaaaatgtatttttggaCATTTAGGACATTACCGGTAAACCTGTTTATCGGTAAATGGCCCGAAAAAAAGATCggtaaattattacttttaccgGCAAATCAATGAAACGGTTTATCGTATTCCTTTCCTTTATTTTGTCTTCTAGCAACactggtatataaatatacaattatgaaaataatagtagAAGTTATAGAACGGACTAGAACAAGGAAGATGTAGTAAATCTATCTTGATATTGCAGTAGTTCCATATACAGCTAAATGTGTGTTATCAGTAAAAGAAAGGCTTCAGTTAGCTATTGgaaataaaactgaaatcaGTTTGGGTATGGGACCCAcccataaaacaaataaagaaattttacgaaatgttgacatttttgttaaaattaaaaattacttgtAAAATTAGATCAAAATTATCGGACGATAGCTGTGGATACATCGAGTTTTCTTCCCTGTTCTTTTCTTAAAcaacgaataaaaaaataaatattttttaaattcctatataaaatattaatttataatgaatTCACTTTTGGGCAGTATATTttggtatataataaataatgttaattaGGGTTTGGTTAAACATATTGAGTACAAAACAAgtagttttttaatatttatgtacataattgacaaatccggtaaactggtaattgagaaaaaaataatggaaatggtaaaaaaaataatggatatggattttaaaagataaaaaatgaatgTGCTATTTATCTGAAATAAAACTCGaggataaaaattaataaaacaggTGACGTTTTTCATGCGagcaattttataatttgaaaagtttGCTTTGAGATGAAAAATACTTACATCCATATTATCAGAAATATTTGCCAACGCCGTGAATATGGGAGTTGCGACATGAGTCGTAAAAGCCACTGGGGCCAATGCAACCATGGTGATAATTTTCTTATTGTATTGTGGTCGTGTAGACGTCATCACAAAGAATTCACAAGTCCCTTGAGAATGGGCGACGTAGTGCAAATTTTGCCTTTTGGTCTTCATCAAAACGAAGTCGATCATTGCTGGTACGTCGTAATGTCCTATGTCGTGGTAGGAAAACTTCCAAAAGTCTTTGTCTTTGGCGTCTATTGGATTTATGGAGTAATAAGAGCCACGAGAGTTGCCCAGCCACACGTCAAAACACTCATCCACCAATAGATAAGCTGAAGTATAAAACGATTATATTGTTATTAACCCCCgacttgaaatattaaaataaattctataTTTATTGTCATTCCTAATTGGCAACTCTTGATTTGTATTTAGATTTGCGCCGATTTGAAttgattaaattacaataaaaatcgcAGCCAAGTCGAGCCAGTATTCTTAAGCATggtatatgaaataatattgaatCAAAATGATTTGTGATATTTGCATGCGATTGGATAATTACCTAAGGATGATTCGGGTCCTAGAAGAATCCACTCGCCCGCTGAGCTGTACATCCCATGCATCATAAATACTGGAATCCGTTGTAGGCAATTTGTCTTCCCTTTCGGCATGCGAAATATGGTCACATTGTATCCGTCTTCGGTCCTCACTTTGTATTCTTCGATAGTGTAGTTATTTTTTCTAACGATACCAGTCTGAAAATGTAGTCTTTCCATGAAAGTATTCAAATTGGTGCTATTTTTACGTTTATAAGTATAATTTCATACAATGTCAAGAATAGCATCTTCAGTTATATTTGTGGAAGAAAGAGACCTCGATGCCAAACCTGATAATAATTGTCTTCCATGAGGAGACAGTCTAGCGTTAACAGTTGTCCATATTGCTAATAAGACAAGTAACACGGACTGCATTTTGAATCGAACAAACGCTTTGCATTTGTAATTcagttttttatacaatttatgtaatttaccGTGAAGTATGTATAATTAGAGTTTTTTTATGTGATCATCGATAAGATGTTAGCATGATTATAAGGTCATTACAAAAACACTgttcaaaatatgtttttaattatttttaaatgcaaaattatcatttaaatacatatcattAAGGGCGGAAatgaacaaaatataatattacattgtaataaaaatttaaataatagacatgtgcAAATatatagtgttgtgcccgttgatttcaacgggtggtctCAAAAAGGAAGTGATAcatgaattcaaataaatttatattttatatataaatattatatcatcatcatcatcatcatcatttacagccattcgccatccactgctggatgaaggcctctccaacacgcttccactcgtctctgttttgcgcaacactcatccatctcattccgcacattttcctaatttcgttcacccatcttccttgcggtcttccttttactcttttgccttctctcgggtaccattcaagcacttcttttgtccacctttcgtctatcctcctagctacgtgatccgcccattgccatttcaatctcttcactctatccactatgtccactatccttgtcatacttctcacccacgtgttccgctttctgtctttcctcgttatgccaagcatacagcgttccatacttctttgagtgcattggattttatttagcatcttggcgttcagtgtccaagtttcacatccacacgtcatcactggcaaaacgcattgatcaaagatccttttcttcaggcagagtggcatttttgatttaaaaacagcattcatccgtccaaatgcactccatcctaatttcatacgtctctttatctcttcatctttactaccagacatgtcaattatttgacctaaatataaataattatttactacttctactggtttatcatctaaggggatgctatcaggcatgcaataactattgaacattagtttagtcttatctacgttaatttttaatcctacttttctactttccctgtccagctgtgttagtctgataagtaggtcagctgaatcacgagctactaaaactatatcgtctgcgaaccgaaggtgactcaagaagcgaccattgatgcttactccggctgtatcccaatccaagttcctgaaaactccctcaagcaccgcattgaataacttgggcgagattgtatctccttgtcttactccttttcctatgctaaatctatctgtacctgaaaaaattttaaccgaagctgtggcattcttatatattgcagctaacagtcccacatagggttccggcactccctgtgtttttagagcgttaagtactgcattatgactaactgtatcgaaggctttctcataatcgacgaaacctaggcacaatggccgttgatattcgttggcgcgctcgattagttcgccaactacttggaggtggtccattgtgctgaaatttgccctaaaccctgcctgctctataggttggttctcgtcgaggatattcttcagcctttctgtaataaccttcgtgaagagcttattagaccgctgaaagtaaactaatgggtcggtagttcttgatatcgcttttgtcgccttttttgtgtattaaaatgatatacTGAAAGGTAATTTAATAAGGTGAAAAGTCGTAgttataaagtaaaaagtcaAGTGCAcgttatggtgcttacggactaaaccaacgacgattttgggccaactttttaaccagcagtagcgtacaaaatatcgtaataaaaattaaattttaaaattgaaattcaatatcaaaatcaagctaaagagcgagattgagcttaaattagatcatcgttgatgttttgaattacaaaaatgttttgaattacgacgataccgcatttaaaaccagagaaatattgtaatttctctgcatacgagcgaaaaaaaataatgtttaagtcgtcacgagatgttactgtatttccacgtggatgatcgataaaaaaaaaacaattcataaaaaaacgcggtgtcggatgtcggtgatttgtcaaagggttttttttctttcgtcgaaataaaattaataatcacacattatccgataaattttacctctgaaatgatttaattacttgatttatttcgaagagagaaacaattgaagaataaaaaaatccgtttgatgtgaccgacaacaccccgggttagcttccatcgttggatcacccatactaatacatgatatattctcagtaactgcgcattacggggaagtaaaaataataattctttgattttttttcgatcttagtgcgtatcttcgtaagtcaaaacatcttcgacaaacaagagtcgaggattacctgtatgtgattgttgatgatctaattttaggtcaatctcgaaaatttatttaaattgtgcatgttctgttttaactttcaatatttaattttaattttaatataatgattataattttattttgatacttgaatttaattttaatataataataatatttttaattatgatatttaatttcaatttttaaatttaatttttatttcgatattttgtacgctactggttttaaaagttggcctgtgggccattcgttggcttggtgcgtacgcaccatcaAACGCTCGCCGTTCGCCCGCcacgaaatgatgaatgaatgtgtgtgtcttcgtggttgtgtgtatgtgtgtacgctccctcGCAGGGTATCTGACACTGAcatcacccgttccaagtcaggtgctcaatataaggagcacatgtcagatggtccaccccccacttccccgcgtctttccgacacgatcggtcgtcacgccacatccatATGTATAGcttatactcctggtattctaaaatttgtttttttgaaatctccatacttgtcgaagcactcgcaaatacatacatttcccaaaatttttgacatcatccttcaccgtttgattcttgcgcagtttaaaagattattgtgtgatgagcaacatggttttacaccctgtcgttccactaccactaatctcgcctgcttcacacatttgatcatgtctaaagttgacgttggtcagcaagttgatgtagcctactttgactttcgtaaagcctttgatcaagtcaataatgacgctcttttgatcaggttagctgaagtgggtttttcaacgcgtcttcttaaactctttgcttcttatcttagtgataggaagcaatttgttagatatggtctttatgaatctccttcattttttactcgatctggtgttactcaggggtccactttaggcccattactatttacaattcttattaataacctccctagagttttatgtaatgcatcatgtctcttgtttgctgacgacgttaaattattttttgctgtcaaggatgagaggcaagcctctctccttcaagctgatattaacgctgtcttggagttcagttctagtttaggccttgaacttaatttaaacaaatgtgcaattatgagctatggacgtgcacattcactctattgtcacggatattccattagatccgtcttgttgaagcgtgtggaatctattgtcgatttgggtatcacttttgatcctcagctcacctttcacaaccatatcaaaaaagtcgctgacgtttcctttcgtcgacttggatttgttttgagatatgcaagattattctccaatcctttgtcttctcgcttgcttttcaattcgcttgtgagaagtaagctagagtataatgcgattgtgtggaatccgcatgaagcaaattactctctgatgattgagaaagtgcaaaaagcatttcttcgtttcctatataggaaagaatatgggtattacccatatctctaccccactcctttccttttgggcatgcttgggtataattcccttgaacttcggagaaacttctcattaattcgtttcgttctcctgctcttacgtggtaatacgtcatgcccgttgttgctggagcagttggggctttatgtccctattcactatgtgcgtggtagacatcatcatttgctggctgtacctcctgcccgcacagtcctttttcgaatggctc encodes:
- the LOC143922274 gene encoding lipase 3-like, with the translated sequence MQSVLLVLLAIWTTVNARLSPHGRQLLSGLASRSLSSTNITEDAILDITGIVRKNNYTIEEYKVRTEDGYNVTIFRMPKGKTNCLQRIPVFMMHGMYSSAGEWILLGPESSLAYLLVDECFDVWLGNSRGSYYSINPIDAKDKDFWKFSYHDIGHYDVPAMIDFVLMKTKRQNLHYVAHSQGTCEFFVMTSTRPQYNKKIITMVALAPVAFTTHVATPIFTALANISDNMDVFQGMVGNAEFIPSTDFLDMMATKFCDVNWKYFPLCSNFNFQLGGIDPKELKPDMVSTFMGHEPGGGSVWELYHHLEDHKAENFRQFDYGMMRNIHLYGELQPPPYNLRNVVAPVRMFFSENDEFATKEDVLKLSKEISKLIAVTAVPRKNFTHNDFVYAKDVKEIVYNDVIAFLKNNRYRPKFI